The Deinococcus koreensis genome window below encodes:
- a CDS encoding phytoene desaturase family protein translates to MAERPPQSGLEVGVLGGGLAGLAIAALLAGRGQRVTVYERAQAGGKLSRVHAGGLDFSTGPSLFTFPDVWRQFLSRLDEPDPLELRPLPGGLGLHHTPFGPVPLPVPPGHPLSTHWARYVSLVAPLAPHLLTLLTTPPRLGDGAFRRAARALFRVTGPHSSAEGWIRAHGFPAALAHALRTQALNAGLSPRDAPALYALLPALIGPDVFRPANGMGALLETLLDFVAARGGRVLEDSAVSRVGKGQLTLEGGEVVRHDLLVSALDPARLAALRGQPAPSPVARRTVSGVAIYGALDKPSALPATSVVPPGDFGAFRAALRVGALPPDTLALVHADDRRLALLLTAPATGRALDLEHPWVRGQVERVGRVLGAPGLLASAGGAVALTPALYAQGGHPGGAIYGRAPGLWRGGPLHPQPYRLNRTLWQVGTGVHPGGGIPAILGGALIVDRLLREAGY, encoded by the coding sequence GTGGCTGAGCGCCCACCTCAGTCCGGGCTGGAGGTTGGCGTGCTGGGCGGCGGGCTGGCCGGGCTGGCGATCGCCGCGCTGCTGGCCGGGCGGGGCCAGCGGGTCACCGTGTACGAGCGTGCCCAGGCCGGGGGCAAGCTCAGCCGCGTGCACGCCGGAGGGCTGGACTTCAGCACCGGCCCCAGCCTGTTCACCTTCCCGGACGTGTGGCGTCAGTTCCTGAGCCGCCTGGACGAGCCCGACCCGCTGGAGCTGAGGCCGTTGCCCGGCGGCCTGGGCCTGCACCACACCCCGTTCGGCCCCGTGCCCCTGCCCGTGCCGCCCGGCCACCCCCTCTCTACCCACTGGGCACGGTACGTCTCGCTCGTCGCCCCGCTGGCGCCCCATCTGCTCACCCTGCTGACCACCCCGCCCCGGCTGGGTGATGGAGCCTTCCGGCGGGCCGCCCGGGCCCTGTTCCGCGTCACCGGCCCCCACTCCAGCGCCGAGGGCTGGATCCGTGCCCACGGGTTCCCGGCCGCCCTGGCCCACGCCCTGCGGACTCAGGCCCTGAACGCGGGCCTGTCCCCCAGGGACGCGCCGGCCCTGTACGCCCTGCTGCCCGCTCTCATCGGCCCGGACGTGTTCCGACCGGCCAACGGCATGGGCGCCCTGCTGGAGACGCTGCTGGACTTCGTGGCGGCCCGCGGCGGGCGGGTGCTGGAGGACTCGGCGGTGAGCCGGGTGGGGAAGGGGCAGCTCACGCTGGAGGGGGGGGAGGTCGTCCGGCACGATCTGCTGGTGAGCGCCCTCGATCCGGCCCGGCTGGCGGCGCTGCGGGGCCAGCCGGCACCGTCGCCGGTGGCCCGGCGCACCGTCAGCGGCGTGGCGATCTATGGAGCGCTGGACAAGCCCTCGGCCCTGCCCGCCACCAGTGTCGTGCCGCCGGGGGATTTCGGGGCCTTCCGCGCGGCCCTGCGCGTCGGCGCCCTGCCGCCGGACACCCTGGCCCTCGTCCACGCCGATGACCGGCGGCTGGCCCTGCTGCTCACCGCGCCGGCCACGGGCCGGGCCCTGGATCTGGAGCACCCCTGGGTGCGGGGGCAGGTGGAGCGGGTGGGGAGAGTCCTGGGCGCGCCGGGCCTGCTCGCCTCGGCCGGGGGAGCGGTGGCCCTCACCCCGGCTTTGTACGCCCAGGGCGGTCATCCCGGCGGCGCGATCTATGGCCGGGCGCCCGGCCTGTGGCGGGGCGGCCCCCTTCATCCGCAGCCCTACCGCCTGAACCGCACGCTCTGGCAGGTCGGCACCGGGGTGCATCCGGGCGGCGGCATCCCCGCCATCCTAGGCGGCGCGCTGATCGTGGATCGCCTGCTGCGTGAGGCGGGTTATTGA
- a CDS encoding S8 family serine peptidase has product MKHTRPLLATTLALTLAACGQQTATPAAAPVASVPAPEAVAGDTYLVGFKQPLSGQSLGAQQLAAQATLQAQAIQAAGGALTQQWAEISAAAVRLSPAALAKLQGNPQVEYVEREAVHRALGFRSGVSDEGGAQRSLSGQTLSAQAISAQAIYTASGETTWGDAALRVPQLRAAGYTGAATTKIAVCITDTGIDGNHPEFGRKLKGFRNFVTTEANRNDAYLLNDVSHHGTHVAGTVFAQYGAGTGAGGLQSGMDADGVGGVASGADLYMARVLGDTGSGSSSGIINGVNWCVAQLKSQGGTEDKVIVSMSLGGGAKSQTEQRAYTAAYNKGALIIAATGNDGAAVSYPAAYTEVVGVAAVDSNLAKADFSNFGTQVDLSGPGVDVISSVPLGQGTAASASGGGVSFQNVQAADLTGKGSFTGSVVAAGGTNNEFCGTTTRNAALSGNIALISRGTCSFEEKTANAVASGAKGVMIYNNAAGALGISLTNAYAVPVVGLQQADGQALLGKLPTTGTASVTAADYESFNGTSMATPHVSAAAAVVWAAKPTLTNAGLLSLLTSTAKDLGTAGKDTNFGSGLVDPYKAITGQ; this is encoded by the coding sequence ATGAAGCACACGCGCCCCCTGCTCGCCACGACCCTCGCCCTGACCCTGGCTGCCTGCGGACAGCAGACCGCCACCCCCGCGGCCGCGCCGGTCGCCAGCGTGCCCGCCCCCGAAGCGGTGGCGGGCGACACCTATCTGGTGGGCTTCAAGCAGCCGCTGAGTGGCCAGAGTCTCGGCGCGCAGCAACTGGCGGCCCAGGCCACGCTGCAGGCCCAGGCGATCCAGGCGGCCGGCGGCGCCCTGACCCAGCAGTGGGCCGAGATCAGCGCCGCCGCCGTGCGCCTGAGCCCGGCAGCCCTGGCGAAGCTGCAGGGCAACCCGCAGGTGGAGTACGTGGAGCGCGAGGCCGTGCATAGGGCGCTGGGCTTCCGCAGCGGCGTGAGCGACGAGGGAGGTGCGCAGAGGAGCCTGTCCGGTCAGACCCTCTCGGCGCAGGCGATCTCCGCGCAGGCCATCTACACCGCCAGCGGCGAGACGACCTGGGGCGACGCCGCCCTGCGCGTGCCGCAGCTGCGCGCCGCCGGCTACACGGGCGCGGCCACCACGAAGATCGCCGTATGCATTACGGACACCGGGATCGACGGCAACCACCCCGAATTCGGGCGCAAGCTCAAGGGGTTCAGAAACTTTGTGACCACGGAGGCCAACCGGAACGACGCCTACCTGCTGAACGACGTGTCTCACCACGGCACGCACGTCGCCGGCACGGTCTTCGCCCAGTACGGGGCAGGCACCGGCGCGGGCGGACTGCAGAGCGGCATGGACGCGGATGGGGTGGGCGGCGTGGCCTCCGGCGCCGATCTGTACATGGCGCGCGTGCTGGGCGACACCGGCAGCGGCTCCTCCAGCGGGATCATCAACGGCGTAAACTGGTGTGTGGCCCAGCTCAAGTCCCAGGGCGGCACCGAAGATAAGGTCATCGTGTCCATGAGCCTGGGCGGCGGCGCCAAGAGCCAGACCGAGCAGCGGGCCTACACCGCCGCCTATAACAAGGGCGCCCTGATCATCGCGGCGACCGGCAACGACGGCGCAGCTGTGTCGTACCCCGCCGCCTACACTGAAGTGGTAGGTGTGGCGGCCGTGGACAGTAACCTCGCCAAGGCCGACTTCAGCAACTTCGGCACCCAGGTCGATCTGTCCGGCCCCGGCGTGGACGTGATCAGCTCGGTGCCGCTGGGCCAGGGCACGGCCGCCAGCGCCTCGGGCGGCGGGGTGAGCTTCCAGAACGTGCAGGCCGCCGACCTGACCGGCAAGGGCTCCTTCACCGGCAGCGTCGTCGCGGCGGGCGGCACGAACAACGAGTTCTGCGGCACCACGACCCGCAACGCGGCCCTGAGCGGCAACATCGCCCTGATCAGCCGCGGCACCTGCTCCTTCGAGGAAAAGACGGCGAACGCGGTCGCCAGCGGCGCCAAGGGCGTCATGATCTACAACAACGCGGCCGGCGCGCTGGGCATCAGCCTGACGAACGCCTACGCGGTTCCCGTCGTGGGCCTCCAGCAGGCCGACGGTCAGGCCCTGCTCGGCAAGCTGCCTACCACCGGCACGGCCTCGGTGACCGCGGCCGACTACGAGTCGTTCAACGGCACCTCCATGGCCACGCCGCACGTCTCGGCCGCCGCCGCTGTGGTGTGGGCCGCCAAGCCCACGCTGACGAACGCTGGCCTGCTGAGCCTGCTGACCAGCACGGCGAAGGATCTGGGCACCGCCGGAAAGGACACCAACTTCGGCTCCGGCCTGGTCGATCCCTACAAGGCCATCACCGGCCAGTAA
- the pruA gene encoding L-glutamate gamma-semialdehyde dehydrogenase: protein MLKIQEYRPQPFTDFTLPENVQAYQAALRTVRAELVGRHYPLIIDGERVDTEGKLTSLNPCDTKEVVGTTAKATIQDAERALQGAWRAFEGWKKWDMDARARILLKASAILKRRRLEACALMSIEVGKNYAEADVEVAEAIDFLEYYARSAMKYAGFGSSETTWFEGEENGLMSLPIGVGVSISPWNFPCAIFLGMLAAPIVVGNCVIAKPAEDSGLIAGFVVDILLEAGLPAGVLQFLPGVGREVGEYLTTHARTRFITFTGSRAVGLHINEVAAKTQPGQRWIKKVILELGGKDGLIVDETADLDVAVTAAVQGAFGFNGQKCSAMSRLIVVDSVYDDVVNAFVERARALSVGTGEENANVTAVVNQMSFDKIKGYLEIAPREGTVLLGGQAPGEANGRAGYYVQPTIVGDVGREARLAQEEIFGPVVAVLRAKDWADALEIANSTQYGLTGGVCSRDRARLEQARHEFEAGNLYFNRKITGAIVGVQPFGGYNMSGTDSKAGGPDYLANFLQLKTVTERW, encoded by the coding sequence ATGCTTAAGATTCAGGAGTACCGCCCCCAGCCCTTCACCGATTTCACGCTGCCCGAGAACGTGCAGGCCTATCAGGCCGCGCTGAGGACAGTCCGCGCCGAGCTGGTCGGCAGGCACTATCCGCTGATCATCGACGGCGAGCGGGTGGACACTGAAGGGAAGCTGACCTCGCTCAATCCCTGTGACACCAAGGAAGTGGTGGGCACCACCGCGAAGGCGACCATCCAGGATGCCGAGCGGGCCCTGCAGGGCGCCTGGAGGGCCTTCGAGGGCTGGAAGAAGTGGGACATGGACGCCCGCGCCCGCATTCTGCTCAAGGCCTCGGCGATCCTCAAGCGCCGGCGCCTGGAGGCCTGCGCGCTGATGAGCATCGAGGTCGGCAAGAACTACGCCGAGGCCGACGTGGAGGTGGCCGAGGCCATCGATTTTCTGGAGTACTACGCCCGCAGCGCCATGAAATACGCGGGCTTCGGTTCGTCCGAGACGACCTGGTTCGAGGGCGAGGAGAACGGCCTGATGTCCCTGCCGATCGGCGTGGGCGTCAGCATCTCGCCGTGGAACTTCCCCTGCGCGATCTTCCTGGGGATGCTGGCGGCGCCCATCGTGGTGGGCAACTGCGTGATCGCCAAGCCGGCCGAGGACTCCGGCCTGATCGCCGGCTTCGTGGTGGACATCCTGCTGGAAGCGGGGCTGCCGGCGGGCGTCCTGCAGTTCCTCCCCGGCGTGGGCAGGGAGGTCGGCGAGTACCTGACCACGCACGCCCGGACGCGTTTCATCACGTTCACCGGCAGCCGCGCGGTGGGCCTGCACATCAACGAGGTCGCCGCGAAGACCCAGCCCGGCCAGCGGTGGATCAAGAAGGTGATCCTCGAACTGGGCGGCAAGGACGGCCTGATCGTCGATGAAACGGCCGACCTGGACGTGGCCGTGACGGCCGCCGTGCAGGGGGCCTTCGGCTTCAACGGCCAGAAGTGCTCGGCCATGAGCCGCCTGATCGTGGTGGACAGCGTGTACGACGACGTGGTGAACGCCTTCGTGGAGCGCGCCCGGGCCCTGAGCGTCGGCACGGGCGAGGAGAACGCCAACGTGACGGCCGTGGTGAACCAGATGAGCTTCGACAAGATCAAAGGGTATCTGGAGATCGCCCCGCGGGAGGGCACCGTGCTGCTGGGCGGGCAGGCCCCCGGCGAGGCGAACGGCAGGGCCGGCTACTACGTGCAGCCGACCATCGTGGGCGACGTGGGGCGGGAGGCCCGGCTGGCGCAGGAGGAGATCTTCGGGCCGGTCGTGGCGGTGCTGCGCGCGAAGGACTGGGCCGACGCCCTGGAGATCGCCAACTCCACCCAGTACGGTCTGACCGGCGGCGTGTGCAGCCGCGACCGGGCCCGGCTGGAGCAGGCCCGCCATGAATTCGAGGCCGGCAACCTGTACTTCAACCGCAAGATCACCGGCGCCATCGTGGGCGTGCAACCTTTTGGCGGCTACAACATGAGCGGCACCGATTCCAAGGCGGGCGGCCCGGACTACCTCGCCAACTTCCTGCAACTCAAGACCGTGACCGAGCGCTGGTGA
- a CDS encoding SDR family oxidoreductase: protein MTLIGVTGAPGNVGTPLVHELLARGARVRVLARRPDAAREVFGEQPGLEYGALEFGKRPTYVAAFQGLDRLFVVRPPQLSTVARDMLPALDVALGAGVGHMTLLSLQGAERQPWVPHAKLEAYLRQSGVAWTFLRPSFFLQNLSTTHLPELRGGEVFVPAGRGRTSFIDVRDIAAVAALVLTSGGHAGQAYELTGAGALTYAQVAQTLSAATGRPIRYSDPSPLAFYRRLRARGVPASQLLVMVAIYAVARLGLASRVSPDTARLLGRPPLSVADFARHIAPLLFQESPHA from the coding sequence GTGACCCTGATCGGAGTCACCGGGGCGCCGGGCAACGTGGGCACGCCGCTGGTGCACGAGCTGCTGGCGCGCGGCGCCCGGGTGCGCGTGCTGGCCCGGCGCCCGGACGCCGCCCGCGAGGTTTTCGGGGAGCAGCCGGGGCTGGAGTACGGGGCGCTGGAGTTCGGGAAGCGCCCGACCTACGTGGCCGCCTTCCAGGGCCTGGACAGGCTCTTCGTGGTGCGCCCGCCCCAGCTGAGCACCGTGGCCCGCGACATGCTGCCGGCGCTGGACGTGGCCCTGGGCGCGGGCGTGGGGCACATGACCCTGCTGTCGCTGCAGGGCGCCGAGCGCCAGCCCTGGGTACCGCACGCGAAGCTGGAAGCATACCTGCGCCAGAGCGGCGTGGCCTGGACGTTCCTGCGCCCGTCGTTCTTCCTGCAGAACCTGAGCACCACCCATCTGCCCGAGCTGCGGGGGGGCGAGGTCTTCGTGCCCGCCGGCCGGGGCCGCACCAGTTTCATCGACGTGCGGGACATCGCGGCGGTGGCGGCGCTGGTGCTCACCAGCGGGGGTCACGCCGGCCAGGCCTACGAACTGACCGGGGCCGGGGCGCTGACCTACGCCCAGGTCGCCCAGACGCTCAGCGCCGCCACGGGCCGCCCGATCCGCTACAGCGATCCCTCTCCCCTGGCCTTCTACCGCCGGCTGCGGGCGCGGGGCGTGCCGGCCTCGCAGCTACTGGTCATGGTGGCCATCTACGCGGTCGCGCGCCTGGGCCTCGCCTCGCGCGTCTCGCCCGACACCGCCCGCCTGCTGGGCCGCCCGCCGCTGTCGGTGGCCGACTTCGCCCGCCACATCGCCCCCCTGCTCTTCCAGGAGTCCCCCCATGCTTAA